Proteins encoded together in one Micromonospora auratinigra window:
- a CDS encoding M48 family metalloprotease, protein MSGTTLRFGSLVAAVLGTATYAFASLYTALPAHAAVVGPTYARCEEAYRHALPAPDADLDRYAAGLDRARQDLIRCVAPVERPTAAWVLVGLAVLLAVAVVLHLATPGWIRRRGRLVEITADGFPRLHAELVRLTAVAGLGRPPTFLLDPTAGSPGGLAFGRAGRYAVRINAGLVPLSVTDPGTFRAVVLHELAHLRNRDVDLAYAVVALWRAFVVVALVPMVVLLLHPTLLSDPGRAPWHGPGYLPGLVHLGGRAALFVAVAYLARNAVLRARETHADARAAEFGAGVDLRAAVARTATPTAARGRLRRLGVHPTVAARLAAIDDPVRRHRPGVGELFVAGLTTVIAFSGLTRVVGLVVTHDGWAAPRAAAWIVAPVVTGILGAVAWRARLGAGAPADRTRVVVVAALAFALGWLVGDLVTLNTPLWDVWDLLDGGATVGRAGWGVFGGPWSGGELAGGTVTSGYGIGSGLLAAAVLAGGLVAQAGVSAAGARTWSARGATGRWSWALGAAVTALPFAVWLGIWHPVHGVPYLVGHLYRLDAADVARAGVDIWIGPGFALLTLSYPPLEIFRGQLLAAPVVALAWLYPLAAGLWRRPVAGEPGLREGVRTALRVALVGAAVFALAVLATRAALRLAAPERVAAATFNGYFYYLQIAAVAVVQAVVGGVLAARGRPLGLVLGQFAAALVALLGTVAVLAGQTLGGCVPAFRLHAAGCHLPDDLPWALTLLRTLAVKGALAALLAGTAVVVVRAALRRLPARLAVDRPAARWAWSAALLVLLLGTGGLVLRGAYDGGGATAIAATPSPSPVNPAPPSPSSPAAARPAGRPLTRAEVTAAAGAAGRGLPAGWKRKAPSSPSKGRFDPPACRPLATAAHLTPLARARRATAERSFTNGGRVASSTLSVDVVSYASVVPESVLMEAERNRAACARFRYTGDDGFRLDYRVHAADPPRLGDQAWRVEYDLATVGGVRLRARQAVVVVRVDHTLVTVSLLAIEEPLDDGLLRDALARTVAALPG, encoded by the coding sequence GTGAGCGGGACGACGCTGCGGTTCGGCTCGCTCGTCGCCGCGGTGCTCGGCACCGCCACGTACGCCTTCGCCTCGCTCTACACCGCGCTGCCGGCGCACGCCGCCGTGGTCGGGCCGACCTATGCGCGCTGCGAGGAGGCGTACCGGCACGCGCTGCCCGCGCCCGACGCGGACCTGGACCGGTACGCCGCCGGCCTCGACCGGGCCCGGCAGGACCTGATCCGCTGTGTGGCGCCGGTCGAACGGCCCACGGCCGCGTGGGTGCTCGTCGGCCTGGCCGTGCTGCTGGCCGTCGCGGTGGTGCTCCACCTCGCCACGCCCGGCTGGATCCGCCGACGTGGCCGGCTGGTCGAGATCACCGCCGACGGGTTTCCCCGGCTGCACGCCGAGCTGGTCCGGCTCACCGCCGTCGCCGGCCTCGGCCGGCCGCCGACCTTCCTGCTGGACCCGACCGCCGGCAGCCCGGGCGGCCTCGCGTTCGGCCGGGCCGGCCGGTACGCGGTACGGATCAACGCGGGGCTGGTGCCGCTGTCGGTCACCGACCCCGGCACGTTCCGCGCGGTCGTGCTGCACGAACTCGCGCACCTGCGCAACCGCGACGTGGACCTGGCCTACGCGGTGGTGGCGCTCTGGCGGGCGTTCGTCGTGGTGGCCCTCGTCCCGATGGTGGTCCTGCTGCTGCACCCGACGCTGCTGAGCGATCCCGGCCGGGCCCCCTGGCACGGGCCCGGCTACCTGCCGGGGCTGGTGCACCTGGGCGGGCGGGCCGCCCTCTTCGTGGCCGTGGCTTATCTCGCCCGCAACGCCGTGCTGCGCGCCCGGGAGACCCACGCCGACGCCCGCGCCGCCGAGTTCGGCGCCGGGGTCGACCTGCGCGCGGCGGTCGCCCGGACGGCCACGCCGACGGCGGCCCGGGGCCGGCTGCGCCGGCTCGGCGTGCACCCCACCGTCGCGGCCCGGCTCGCCGCGATCGACGACCCGGTCCGCCGGCACCGGCCCGGCGTCGGCGAACTCTTCGTCGCCGGCCTCACCACCGTGATCGCCTTCAGCGGGTTGACCAGGGTCGTCGGGCTCGTCGTCACGCACGACGGGTGGGCCGCACCGCGCGCCGCCGCCTGGATCGTCGCGCCCGTCGTCACCGGGATCCTCGGCGCGGTCGCCTGGCGGGCCCGCCTCGGTGCCGGTGCGCCGGCCGACCGGACCCGCGTCGTGGTGGTCGCGGCGCTGGCGTTCGCCCTCGGCTGGCTGGTCGGCGACCTGGTGACGCTCAATACCCCACTCTGGGACGTCTGGGACCTCCTCGACGGCGGGGCGACGGTGGGCCGCGCCGGGTGGGGTGTGTTCGGCGGCCCGTGGAGCGGCGGCGAGCTCGCCGGTGGCACGGTCACCAGCGGGTACGGGATCGGTTCCGGGCTGCTGGCGGCGGCGGTGCTGGCCGGCGGCCTGGTGGCCCAGGCCGGGGTGAGCGCGGCCGGCGCCCGGACCTGGTCCGCGCGGGGGGCGACCGGCCGGTGGTCCTGGGCGCTGGGCGCCGCCGTCACCGCCCTGCCGTTCGCCGTCTGGCTCGGCATCTGGCATCCGGTGCACGGGGTCCCCTACCTGGTGGGCCACCTCTACCGCCTCGACGCCGCAGACGTGGCCCGCGCCGGCGTCGACATCTGGATCGGGCCCGGGTTCGCCCTGCTGACCCTCTCCTACCCGCCGCTGGAGATCTTTCGGGGCCAGCTGCTGGCGGCACCGGTGGTGGCGCTCGCCTGGCTCTACCCGCTCGCCGCCGGGCTGTGGCGGCGACCGGTCGCCGGCGAGCCGGGGCTGCGCGAGGGGGTCCGGACGGCGCTGCGGGTGGCGCTGGTCGGGGCGGCCGTCTTCGCGCTCGCCGTGCTCGCCACCCGGGCGGCGCTGCGGCTGGCCGCACCGGAACGGGTGGCGGCAGCCACCTTCAACGGGTACTTCTACTACCTCCAGATCGCGGCGGTGGCGGTGGTGCAGGCGGTGGTCGGTGGGGTGCTGGCCGCCCGGGGCCGCCCCCTCGGGCTGGTGCTGGGACAGTTCGCCGCCGCGCTCGTGGCGCTGCTCGGCACGGTGGCCGTGCTCGCCGGACAGACGCTCGGCGGCTGCGTGCCGGCGTTCCGGCTGCACGCGGCGGGCTGCCACCTCCCCGACGACCTGCCGTGGGCGCTCACGCTGCTGCGTACCCTCGCGGTCAAGGGCGCGCTCGCCGCCCTGCTGGCCGGTACGGCGGTGGTCGTGGTGCGGGCGGCGCTGCGCCGGCTGCCGGCCCGCCTGGCGGTGGACCGTCCGGCGGCCCGGTGGGCCTGGTCGGCCGCGCTCCTGGTGCTGCTGCTCGGGACCGGTGGCCTGGTGCTGCGCGGCGCGTACGACGGCGGCGGCGCGACGGCGATTGCCGCCACCCCGTCCCCCTCGCCGGTGAATCCCGCCCCGCCGTCCCCGTCGAGCCCCGCCGCCGCGCGCCCGGCCGGTCGCCCGCTGACCCGCGCCGAGGTCACCGCCGCCGCCGGGGCGGCCGGGCGGGGCCTGCCCGCCGGCTGGAAGCGCAAGGCCCCGTCGTCTCCCAGCAAGGGCCGGTTCGACCCGCCCGCCTGCCGGCCGCTGGCCACCGCCGCCCACCTCACGCCGCTGGCGCGCGCCCGGCGCGCGACGGCCGAGCGCTCCTTCACCAACGGCGGCCGGGTGGCCTCGTCGACGCTGTCGGTCGACGTCGTCTCCTACGCCTCGGTGGTGCCCGAGTCGGTGCTGATGGAGGCCGAACGGAACCGGGCGGCGTGTGCCCGCTTCCGCTACACCGGCGACGACGGCTTCCGGCTGGACTACCGGGTGCACGCCGCCGACCCGCCCCGCCTCGGCGACCAGGCCTGGCGGGTGGAGTACGACCTGGCCACCGTCGGCGGGGTACGGCTCCGGGCCCGCCAGGCGGTGGTCGTCGTGCGGGTGGACCACACCCTGGTCACCGTCTCGCTGCTGGCCATCGAGGAACCGCTGGACGACGGGCTGCTACGCGACGCGCTGGCCCGCACCGTGGCCGCCCTGCCCGGCTGA
- a CDS encoding glycoside hydrolase family 43 protein has translation MTVGRDDTAPTDVRGWTGGTFANPVLPGMHPDPSVCRVGDDYYLACSSFEYFPGVPIFHSRDLVHWAQLGNVLERPGQLHLPTGTAASGGVYAPTLRHHDGRFWLIVTVCADGGGNLLCTATDPAGPWSDPVRLPGVTGIDPDLAWDDEGTCWCTYAGIEQVPIDPDTGRTLGAPRRLWSGAPGALAPEAPHLYRVGDHWYLLIAEGGTERGHAVSIARASAPDGPYEPCPANPILTHRGTDRPIQNTGHADLVEGTDGSWWLVLLGVRPGGGTPGWHVLGRETFLAPVTWVDGWPVVGEVAPVMAAPGWTARPLPPGPVRDDFDDDRLHPRWLSVRSRPDDVWSLAERPGWLTLRARGASPDAPDVTVVGRRQEHRSCRFRTLVDPAGGRGGLVVRLDERHHYEIEAGGGEVRVVARIGSVLATVASRPVPAGPVRLRVEALGEPSGDWYPGKGPDLLRFGVESADGTLDVLAEFDGRYLSTEVAGGFTGRVVGMYAAAGTVHFDWYDHERTST, from the coding sequence ATGACCGTGGGCCGCGACGACACCGCACCGACCGACGTACGCGGGTGGACCGGCGGCACGTTCGCCAACCCGGTGCTGCCCGGCATGCACCCCGACCCGAGCGTCTGCCGGGTCGGCGACGACTACTACCTGGCCTGCTCCAGCTTCGAGTACTTCCCCGGGGTGCCGATTTTCCACAGTCGCGACCTGGTGCACTGGGCGCAGCTCGGCAACGTGCTGGAGCGGCCGGGCCAACTGCACCTGCCCACCGGCACGGCCGCCTCCGGTGGCGTGTACGCCCCGACGCTGCGCCACCACGACGGGCGCTTCTGGCTGATCGTCACCGTCTGCGCCGACGGCGGCGGCAACCTGCTCTGCACCGCCACCGACCCGGCCGGCCCCTGGTCGGATCCGGTCCGGCTGCCCGGGGTGACCGGGATCGACCCCGACCTCGCCTGGGACGACGAGGGCACCTGCTGGTGCACCTACGCCGGCATCGAGCAGGTGCCGATCGACCCGGACACCGGGCGTACTCTCGGTGCGCCCCGCCGGTTGTGGTCCGGCGCGCCCGGGGCGCTGGCGCCGGAGGCGCCGCACCTGTACCGGGTCGGCGACCACTGGTACCTGCTGATCGCCGAGGGCGGCACCGAACGCGGGCACGCCGTCTCGATCGCCCGCGCGAGCGCCCCGGACGGCCCGTACGAGCCGTGCCCGGCCAACCCGATCCTCACCCACCGGGGCACCGACCGGCCGATCCAGAACACCGGCCATGCCGACCTGGTCGAGGGGACCGACGGGTCGTGGTGGCTGGTGCTGCTCGGCGTACGCCCCGGTGGTGGCACCCCCGGCTGGCACGTGCTCGGTCGGGAGACCTTCCTGGCCCCGGTGACCTGGGTCGACGGTTGGCCGGTGGTGGGTGAGGTGGCGCCGGTCATGGCCGCCCCGGGATGGACCGCCCGCCCGCTGCCGCCGGGACCGGTGCGCGACGATTTCGACGACGACCGGCTGCACCCCCGGTGGCTCTCGGTGCGCTCCCGTCCCGACGACGTCTGGTCCCTGGCGGAACGCCCGGGCTGGCTCACCCTGCGGGCCCGCGGCGCGTCCCCGGACGCCCCCGACGTCACCGTCGTCGGCCGCCGGCAGGAGCACCGGTCGTGCCGGTTCCGGACCCTGGTCGATCCGGCCGGCGGTCGCGGCGGCCTGGTGGTCCGTCTCGACGAGCGGCACCACTACGAGATCGAGGCGGGCGGCGGCGAGGTACGGGTCGTCGCGCGGATCGGCTCGGTGCTGGCCACGGTGGCCAGCCGGCCGGTGCCCGCCGGCCCGGTGCGGCTGCGGGTCGAGGCCCTCGGCGAACCGTCCGGCGACTGGTATCCGGGCAAGGGCCCCGACCTGCTCCGGTTCGGTGTCGAGTCGGCCGACGGCACCCTCGACGTGCTGGCCGAGTTCGACGGCCGCTACCTGTCGACGGAGGTGGCCGGCGGCTTCACCGGCCGGGTGGTCGGGATGTACGCCGCCGCCGGTACCGTCCACTTCGACTGGTACGACCACGAGCGCACCTCCACGTGA
- a CDS encoding saccharopine dehydrogenase family protein, translating into MNAGQVVAVCGAYGHTGRFVVAELRERGFVPLLLGRDAGRLAALARSHPGTGYRVVSVGDPSSLDAALVGADAVVNCAGPFAATAAPVIEAALRAGIAYVDVAAEIEANLDTFTHYTDRARRAGIPVVPAMAFFGGLGDLLVTTAMEDWTAADEVHVAYGLSGWHPTAGTLASGTVSRDRRDGRRVRYTGGRLDYHVDESALPTLDWDFPAPLGRRSVLGGFTMADVVTVPSHLAVPEVHTYMTTQAARELAAPGTPAPTAVDGSGRSAQTFTVDVVVRSGDTWRRRTASGRDIYAISAPLAVEAVHRILDGRTRTTGVASAGEIFDAPDFLRALSAHLTVAAPDASTTPLPRPLTAQARPMGG; encoded by the coding sequence ATGAACGCAGGTCAGGTCGTGGCGGTGTGCGGCGCGTACGGGCACACCGGGCGGTTCGTGGTGGCCGAGTTGCGGGAGCGCGGGTTCGTGCCGCTGCTGCTCGGGCGGGACGCGGGGCGACTGGCGGCGCTGGCGCGGTCGCATCCCGGGACCGGGTACCGGGTGGTGTCGGTCGGGGACCCGTCCTCGCTCGACGCGGCCCTCGTCGGCGCGGACGCGGTCGTCAACTGCGCCGGCCCGTTCGCCGCGACCGCCGCCCCGGTGATCGAGGCGGCGCTGCGGGCCGGGATCGCGTACGTCGACGTCGCGGCCGAGATCGAGGCCAACCTCGACACGTTCACCCACTACACCGACCGGGCCCGGCGCGCGGGCATCCCGGTCGTCCCGGCGATGGCCTTCTTCGGCGGACTCGGCGACCTGCTGGTCACCACCGCGATGGAGGACTGGACGGCGGCCGACGAGGTGCACGTCGCGTACGGACTCAGCGGCTGGCACCCGACGGCCGGGACGCTGGCCTCCGGCACCGTCTCCCGGGACCGGCGCGACGGCCGCCGGGTCCGCTACACCGGTGGCCGGCTCGACTACCACGTCGACGAGTCGGCGCTGCCCACGCTGGACTGGGACTTCCCGGCCCCGCTGGGCCGCCGGTCGGTGCTCGGCGGGTTCACCATGGCCGACGTCGTCACCGTGCCCAGTCACCTGGCCGTCCCCGAGGTGCACACGTACATGACCACCCAGGCGGCGCGGGAGCTGGCCGCCCCGGGTACGCCCGCGCCGACCGCGGTCGACGGCAGCGGCCGGTCGGCGCAGACGTTCACCGTCGACGTCGTCGTCCGCTCCGGCGACACGTGGCGGCGACGGACCGCCAGCGGCCGGGACATCTACGCGATCAGCGCCCCGCTGGCCGTCGAGGCGGTGCACCGGATTCTCGACGGCCGGACCAGGACCACCGGCGTCGCCTCCGCCGGTGAGATCTTCGACGCGCCGGACTTCCTCCGCGCCCTCTCCGCCCACCTGACCGTCGCCGCGCCCGACGCCTCGACCACCCCACTGCCCCGACCGCTCACCGCACAGGCGCGTCCGATGGGTGGGTAA
- a CDS encoding helix-turn-helix domain-containing protein — translation MATVALAATAGMLHFELAMACEVFVRDPSGLADPWYDVVVCGPGPVGIGPFRLVPGAGLDRLADADTVIVPAVEDIDADPSPELVDAVRAAHRAGARLVSLCTGAFVLAAAGVLDGLRATTHWAHTAALAARHPRVTVDPDVLYVDNGSVLTSAGKAAAIDLCLHLIRRDHGSTVANAVARRLVVPPHRAGGQAQFVTTPVPARTDHPLADLLPWAMARLDRPLTVTALARRANLSTRQLTRHFTAVTGTTPLQWLSTQRIRRAQELLENSGDSIDVIAGAAGMGSAATLRRHFHRTVGVTPDAYRRTFRSA, via the coding sequence ATGGCCACCGTCGCGCTCGCCGCCACCGCCGGGATGCTGCACTTCGAGCTCGCGATGGCCTGCGAGGTCTTCGTCCGCGACCCGTCCGGCCTGGCCGACCCGTGGTACGACGTGGTGGTCTGCGGCCCCGGCCCGGTCGGGATCGGGCCGTTCCGGCTGGTCCCCGGCGCCGGGCTGGACCGGCTGGCCGACGCCGACACGGTGATCGTGCCGGCGGTCGAAGACATCGACGCGGACCCGTCGCCCGAGCTGGTCGACGCCGTCCGCGCCGCCCACCGGGCCGGCGCCCGGCTCGTCTCGCTCTGCACCGGGGCGTTCGTGCTGGCCGCCGCCGGGGTGCTGGACGGGCTGCGGGCCACCACCCACTGGGCGCACACCGCGGCGCTGGCCGCCCGCCATCCCCGGGTGACGGTCGACCCGGACGTGCTCTACGTCGACAACGGCAGCGTGCTCACCTCGGCCGGCAAGGCCGCCGCGATCGACCTCTGCCTGCACCTGATCCGCCGCGACCACGGCTCGACGGTCGCCAACGCGGTGGCCCGCCGGCTGGTCGTGCCGCCGCACCGGGCCGGCGGACAGGCCCAGTTCGTCACCACGCCGGTGCCGGCCCGCACCGATCATCCGCTGGCCGACCTGCTGCCGTGGGCGATGGCCCGGCTGGACCGGCCGTTGACCGTGACCGCGCTGGCCCGCCGGGCGAACCTGAGCACCCGGCAGCTGACCCGCCACTTCACCGCGGTGACCGGGACGACGCCGTTGCAGTGGCTGTCGACGCAGCGCATCCGCCGCGCCCAGGAGCTGCTGGAGAACAGCGGCGACAGCATCGACGTGATCGCCGGGGCGGCCGGCATGGGCAGCGCCGCGACACTGCGCCGGCACTTCCACCGGACGGTGGGGGTGACGCCGGACGCCTACCGGCGGACGTTCCGCAGCGCCTGA